From one Anopheles bellator chromosome 1, idAnoBellAS_SP24_06.2, whole genome shotgun sequence genomic stretch:
- the LOC131208410 gene encoding cationic amino acid transporter 3: MDEGLLAITVRSVMRMEGAVRRFWTAVTRKKQNDDDGNESKLARVLTLLDLTGLGVGSTLGLGVYVLAGSVAREQAGPAVVVSFLVAAVASAIAALCYAEFAARVPKAGSAYVYSYVSIGEFTAFTIGWNLILEYVIGTSSVARGMSGYIDSLVDNKISTAMRDAMPMNVDFLSDYPDFFSFIVVLILAGLLAYGVKESTLMNNIFTGVNLIVIGVVLVAGGMNCDPDNWSIPQESIPPGYNGGAGGFAPFGFAGIMAGAAKCFYGFVGFDCIATTGEEAQDPERNIPLAIVISLIIIFLAYFGISTVLTMALPYYLQDPEAPFPHLFESLGWIAIKWIVSIGAIFALCTSLLGAMFPLPRVLYAMSSDGIIYKKLQTVHPKTQTPVLATMLSGLLAAIMAALFNLQQLIDMMSIGTLLAYTIVAVSVLVLRYQAEELLGTSDVSVTVPEVLRQLVNGARLKAPTQLSSAIVKVGVCVFAAFVCGACGILVPAEDYINTDYPGVIAGLAILVAILLTLFVIILLQPTDKRKLTFKVPLVPLLPLVSVFFNLYLMFQLDSGTWIRFSVWIVVGYFIYFTYGIRHSVEGERLLTRSELAAARSVANANGNGGIDNTGYDGDEKSASKLPAATYTITQDS, from the exons ATGGACGAGGGATTACTTGCTATCACGGTGC GCTCAGTCATGCGCATGGAAGGTGCGGTCCGACGGTTCTGGACGGCGGTGACGCGGAAGAAacagaacgacgacgatggcaacgaGTCGAAGCTGGCCCGCGTCCTAACGCTCCTCGATTTGACCGGGCTCGGCGTCGGTAGCACCCTTGGGCTCGGCGTGTACGTGTTGGCCGGATCGGTGGCACGCGAACAGGCTGGCCCGGCCGTGGTCGTCTCGTTCCTGGTGGCCGCCGTTGCATCGGCCATCGCTGCGCTTTGCTATGCCGAGTTTGCAGCCCGCGTCCCGAAAGCTGGCTCAGCGTACGTATACAGCTACGTCAGCATTGGCGAGTTCACCGCGTTCACGATCGGCTGGAATCTGATCCTGGAGTACGTGATCGGTACGTCGAGTGTGGCGCGTGGTATGAGCGGTTACATTGACTCGCTCGTGGACAACAAGATCAGCACCGCGATGCGCGACGCGATGCCGATGAACGTCGACTTCCTGTCGGATTATCCGGACTTTTTCTCGTTCATCGTCGTACTGATCCTGGCCGGACTGCTGGCGTACGGTGTGAAGGAATCGACGCTCATGAACAACATCTTCACCGGCGTCAACCTGATCGTGATCggtgtggtgctggtggcgggtGGCATGAACTGCGATCCGGACAACTGGTCCATCCCTCAGGAGAGCATCCCGCCCGGGTAcaacggtggtgccggtgggtTTGCTCCATTCGGGTTCGCCGGCATTATGGCCGGGGCGGCCAAGTGTTTCTACGGGTTCGTCGGGTTCGACTGTATCGCCACGACGGGCGAGGAAGCGCAGGATCCGGAGCGCAATATCCCGCTCGCCATCGTCATTTCGCTGATCATCATCTTCCTGGCGTACTTTGGGATTTCGACCGTGCTGACGATGGCGCTCCCATACTACCTGCAGGATCCGGAGGCTCCGTTTCCGCATCTGTTCGAGTCACTCGGCTGGATCGCGATCAAGTGGATCGTCTCGATTGGTGCGATCTTCGCCCTCTGCACCAGCCTGCTCGGTGCGATGTTCCCGTTGCCGCGTGTCCTGTACGCCATGTCGTCGGATGGGATCATCTACAAGAAGCTACAGACGGTCCACCCGAAAACGCAGACCCCGGTGCTGGCGACGATGCTGTCCGGGCTGCTGGCAGCCATAATGGCGGCCCTGTTTAACCTCCAGCAGTTGATCGATATGATGTCGATCGGAACGCTGCTCGCATACACGATCGTCGCCGTCAGTGTGCTGGTGTTACGGTACCAAGCGGAAGAGCTGCTCGGTACGTCGGACGTCAGCGTGACGGTTCCGGAGGTCCTGCGGCAACTCGTGAACGGAGCGCGCCTTAAGGCACCGACCCAGTTGTCGTCCGCCATCGTGAAGGTCGGGGTCTGTGTGTTCG CTGCGTTCGTGTGCGGGGCGTGCGGAATTCTGGTGCCGGCCGAAGACTATATCAACACCGACTATCCGGGTGTAATCGCCGGCCTGGCAATCCTGGTGGCGATCCTGCTGACACTGTTCGTCATCATACTGCTGCAGCCGACCGACAAGCGGAAGTTGACTTTTAAGGTCCCGCTAGTGCCACTGCTGCCCCTGGTCAGCGTGTTCTTCAACCTGTACCTGATGTTCCAGCTCGACTCCGGCACCTGGATCCGGTTCAGTGTGTGGATCGTGGTCGGGTACTTTATCTACTTCACGTACGGCATCCGCCACTCGGTCGAGGGTGAACGGTTGCTGACCCGGTCCGAGCTGGCCGctgcccggtcggtggccaacgcgaacggcaacggtggcatCGACAACACGGGGTACGATGGGGACGAGAAGAGTGCCTCCAAGCTCCCGGCCGCCACGTACACGATAACGCAGGACTCCTAG